In one window of Azotobacter salinestris DNA:
- a CDS encoding PilT/PilU family type 4a pilus ATPase, giving the protein MEFEKLLRLMMEKGASDLFITAGMPPSMKLNGRLVPVTRHPLSPEQARETVFAVMNEQQRREFAATHECNFAISARGIGRFRVSAFYQRNLMGMVLRRIETRIPTFDELKLPEVLRELSMTKRGLVLFVGATGTGKSTSLAAMIGYRNQNSSGHIISIEDPIEFIHQHQGCIVTQREVGIDTDSFEVALKNTLRQAPDVIMVGEIRTRETMDYAVAFAETGHLCLATLHANNANQALDRIINFFPADRHRQVWMDLSLNLRAIVAQQLIPTPDGKGRRAVIEVLINTPLVADLIRKGEVHELKAVMKRSTEQGMQTFDQALYQLYSQGEITYEEALRHADSANDLRLMIKLESETDSRHLESVAEGLSLQASEEDTGRRMR; this is encoded by the coding sequence ATGGAATTCGAAAAGCTGCTGCGCCTGATGATGGAGAAGGGCGCCTCCGATCTGTTCATCACTGCGGGCATGCCGCCGTCGATGAAGCTCAACGGGCGCCTGGTGCCGGTGACCCGCCACCCGCTGTCGCCGGAGCAGGCCCGGGAAACCGTGTTCGCGGTGATGAACGAGCAGCAGCGTCGCGAGTTCGCCGCGACTCACGAATGCAACTTCGCCATCAGCGCCCGCGGTATCGGCCGCTTCCGGGTCAGCGCCTTCTACCAGCGCAACCTGATGGGCATGGTGCTGCGCCGCATCGAGACGCGCATCCCGACCTTCGACGAGCTCAAGCTGCCCGAGGTGCTGCGCGAGCTGTCGATGACCAAGCGCGGGCTGGTGCTGTTCGTCGGCGCCACCGGCACCGGCAAGTCCACCTCGCTGGCGGCGATGATCGGCTATCGCAACCAGAACAGCAGCGGCCACATCATTTCCATCGAGGATCCCATCGAGTTCATCCACCAGCATCAGGGCTGCATCGTCACCCAGCGCGAGGTGGGCATCGATACCGACTCCTTCGAGGTGGCGCTGAAGAACACCCTGCGCCAGGCGCCGGACGTGATCATGGTCGGCGAGATCCGCACTCGCGAGACCATGGACTACGCGGTGGCCTTCGCCGAAACCGGCCACCTGTGTCTGGCCACCCTGCACGCCAACAACGCCAACCAGGCGCTCGACCGGATCATCAACTTCTTCCCGGCCGACCGCCACCGCCAGGTATGGATGGACCTGTCGCTGAACCTGCGCGCCATCGTCGCCCAGCAGTTGATCCCGACGCCGGACGGCAAGGGGCGCCGGGCGGTGATCGAGGTGCTGATCAATACCCCGCTGGTCGCCGACCTGATCCGCAAGGGCGAGGTCCACGAGCTCAAGGCGGTGATGAAGCGCTCCACCGAACAGGGCATGCAGACCTTCGACCAGGCGCTGTACCAGCTCTACAGCCAGGGCGAGATCACCTACGAGGAAGCCCTGCGCCATGCCGACTCGGCCAACGACCTGCGCCTGATGATCAAGCTGGAGTCGGAGACCGACAGCCGGCACCTGGAGAGCGTGGCCGAGGGCCTCAGCCTGCAGGCCAGCGAGGAGGACACCGGCCGGCGCATGCGCTGA
- a CDS encoding YggS family pyridoxal phosphate-dependent enzyme: protein MSTIPESVAKVRARIREAAQASGRDPQDVHLLAVSKTKPAGVLREVFACGQRDFGENYLQEALAKQAELADLELTWHFIGPIQSNKTRAIAEHFAWVHSVDRLKIAQRLSEQRPAQLPLLNICLQVNVSGEASKSGCTPAELAELAGAVAELPNLRLRGLMAIPEPTDDPAVQRAAFARLRALKDGLALDLDTLSMGMSHDLEAAIAEGATWVRIGTALFGTRDYGQPSR, encoded by the coding sequence ATGTCCACGATCCCAGAGAGTGTTGCAAAGGTTCGCGCGCGTATCCGTGAGGCGGCGCAAGCTTCCGGGCGCGATCCGCAGGACGTGCACCTGCTGGCGGTGAGCAAGACCAAGCCGGCGGGCGTCCTGCGCGAAGTCTTCGCCTGCGGCCAGCGCGATTTCGGCGAGAACTACCTGCAGGAGGCCCTGGCCAAGCAGGCCGAGCTGGCCGACCTGGAGCTGACCTGGCATTTCATCGGCCCGATCCAGTCCAACAAGACCCGCGCCATCGCCGAGCACTTCGCCTGGGTCCATTCGGTGGACCGCCTGAAGATCGCCCAGCGCCTGTCCGAACAGCGCCCGGCGCAGCTGCCGCTGCTGAACATCTGCCTGCAGGTCAACGTCAGCGGCGAGGCGAGCAAGTCCGGCTGCACGCCCGCGGAACTGGCGGAACTCGCCGGCGCCGTGGCGGAGCTGCCCAACCTGCGCCTGCGCGGGCTGATGGCGATCCCCGAGCCGACCGACGACCCGGCTGTCCAGCGCGCTGCCTTCGCCCGCCTGCGCGCGCTGAAGGACGGCCTCGCCCTCGATCTCGACACCCTCTCCATGGGCATGAGCCACGACCTGGAGGCCGCCATCGCCGAAGGCGCCACCTGGGTCCGCATCGGCACCGCCCTGTTCGGCACCCGCGACTACGGGCAGCCTTCCCGCTAG
- a CDS encoding YggT family protein, whose translation MNGMNTAVIYLVQTLGSLYLLVVLLRFILQLVRADFYNPLSQFVVKATQPLLKPLRRVIPGFGGLDFASLALAILVQLALMIGVLLLMGYGVGGYLLPLLVWSAIGVTSLFLKVFFFALIVSVILSWVAPGSYNPAAQLVNQICEPLLSPIRRVLPNLGGLDISPIFAFIALNLIDMLVINNLAAMSGMPRALSPFL comes from the coding sequence ATGAATGGAATGAACACTGCAGTCATCTACCTCGTGCAGACCCTCGGCAGCCTCTATCTGCTGGTCGTCCTGCTGCGCTTCATCCTCCAGTTGGTGCGCGCCGACTTCTACAACCCCCTCAGCCAGTTCGTGGTCAAGGCCACCCAGCCCTTGCTCAAGCCGCTGCGGCGGGTCATTCCCGGCTTCGGCGGGCTGGACTTCGCCTCCCTGGCGCTGGCCATCCTGGTCCAGCTGGCGCTGATGATCGGCGTCCTGCTGCTGATGGGCTACGGTGTCGGCGGCTATCTGCTGCCGCTGCTGGTCTGGTCGGCGATCGGCGTCACCTCGCTGTTCCTCAAGGTGTTCTTCTTCGCCCTGATCGTCAGCGTGATCCTCTCCTGGGTCGCCCCCGGCAGCTACAACCCGGCCGCGCAGCTGGTCAACCAGATCTGCGAGCCCCTGCTGTCGCCGATCCGCCGCGTCCTGCCGAATCTCGGCGGGCTGGACATCTCGCCGATCTTCGCGTTCATCGCGCTGAACCTGATCGACATGCTGGTGATCAACAACCTCGCCGCCATGAGCGGCATGCCGCGGGCACTCAGCCCCTTCCTCTGA
- a CDS encoding type IV pilus twitching motility protein PilT produces MDITELLAFSAKQGASDLHLSAGLPPMIRVDGDVRRINLPPMDHKQVHALIYDIMNDKQRKDYEEFLETDFSFEVPGVARFRVNAFNQNRGAGAVFRTIPSRVLSMDDLGMGEVFKRITEVPRGLVLVTGPTGSGKSTTLAAMLDYLNANKHHHILTIEDPIEFVHESKKCLINQREVHRDTLGFAEALRSALREDPDVILVGEMRDLETIRLALTAAETGHLVFGTLHTTSAAKTIDRVVDVFPAEEKSMVRSMLSESLQAVISQTLLKKVGGGRVAAHEIMIGTPAIRNLIREDKVAQMYSAIQTGGSIGMQTLDMCLKNLLSRGMITRESAREKAKIPDNF; encoded by the coding sequence ATGGACATTACCGAGCTGCTCGCCTTCAGCGCCAAGCAGGGCGCGTCGGACCTGCACCTCTCCGCCGGTCTGCCGCCGATGATTCGCGTCGACGGCGACGTGCGCCGCATCAACCTGCCGCCGATGGATCACAAGCAGGTGCACGCGCTGATCTACGACATCATGAACGACAAGCAGCGCAAGGATTACGAGGAGTTTCTCGAAACCGACTTCTCCTTCGAGGTGCCCGGCGTGGCGCGCTTCCGGGTCAACGCCTTCAACCAGAACCGCGGTGCCGGCGCGGTGTTCCGGACCATTCCCTCGCGCGTGCTGAGCATGGACGATCTGGGGATGGGCGAGGTGTTCAAGAGGATCACCGAGGTGCCGCGCGGCCTGGTGCTGGTCACCGGCCCCACCGGCTCGGGCAAGTCGACCACCCTGGCGGCCATGCTCGACTATCTGAACGCCAACAAGCACCACCACATCCTCACCATCGAGGACCCGATCGAATTCGTCCACGAATCGAAGAAGTGCCTGATCAACCAGCGCGAGGTGCACCGCGATACCCTGGGCTTCGCCGAGGCGCTGCGTTCGGCGCTGCGCGAGGACCCGGACGTCATCCTGGTGGGCGAGATGCGCGACCTGGAAACCATCCGCCTGGCGCTGACCGCCGCGGAAACCGGCCACCTGGTGTTCGGCACCCTGCACACCACCTCGGCGGCCAAGACCATCGACCGGGTGGTCGACGTGTTCCCCGCGGAAGAGAAGTCGATGGTCCGCTCGATGCTCTCCGAATCGCTGCAGGCGGTGATTTCCCAGACCCTGCTGAAGAAGGTCGGTGGCGGCCGGGTGGCGGCCCACGAGATCATGATCGGCACCCCGGCGATCCGCAACCTGATCCGCGAGGACAAGGTGGCGCAGATGTACTCGGCGATCCAGACCGGCGGCTCGATCGGCATGCAGACCCTGGACATGTGCCTGAAGAACCTGCTGTCCAGGGGCATGATCACCCGCGAGAGCGCCCGCGAGAAGGCGAAGATTCCCGACAACTTCTAG
- a CDS encoding DUF167 domain-containing protein — MSWYRWDGEDLILACHLQPKASKDEFAGLHGDRLKIRLTAPPVEGKANAHLLAFLAGAFGVPKNQVSLESGELNRQKRVRIRQPRQLPALPGLSPRPGS; from the coding sequence ATGAGCTGGTACCGTTGGGACGGCGAGGACCTGATCCTCGCCTGCCACCTGCAGCCCAAGGCGAGCAAGGACGAATTCGCCGGGCTGCATGGCGACCGCCTGAAGATCCGCCTCACTGCCCCGCCGGTCGAGGGCAAGGCCAACGCCCACCTGCTGGCCTTCCTCGCCGGCGCCTTCGGCGTGCCGAAGAACCAGGTGAGCCTGGAAAGCGGCGAGTTGAACCGCCAGAAGCGGGTGCGCATCCGCCAGCCCCGCCAGCTTCCCGCGCTGCCCGGCCTCTCCCCGCGGCCGGGCAGTTGA
- the metX gene encoding homoserine O-succinyltransferase MetX has product MRLAFPEDSVGLVRPQMLHFSEPLTLACGRSLSDYELVYETYGELNAARSNAVLICHALSGHHHAAGYHSPEDRKPGWWDSSIGPGKPIDTRRFFVVSLNNLGGCNGSTGPGSLNPATARPYGADFPVVTVEDWVHSQARLADALGIQQWAAVVGGSLGGMQALQWTISYPERVRHCLAIATAPKLSAQNIAFNEVARQAILSDPDFHGGHFQEHGVIPKRGLMLARMVGHITYLSDDAMGEKFGRELKTDQLNYDFHSVEFQVESYLRYQGEEFSGRFDANTYLLMTKALDYFDPAAAHGDDLAKTLAVARADFCLMSFTTDWRFSPARSREIADALIAAGKNVSYLEIDAPQGHDAFLMPIPRYLQGFRSYMNRIAV; this is encoded by the coding sequence CTGCGATTGGCTTTTCCCGAAGATTCTGTCGGTCTGGTTCGCCCGCAGATGCTGCACTTCAGCGAACCGCTGACGCTCGCCTGCGGACGCAGCCTGAGCGATTACGAACTGGTCTATGAAACCTACGGCGAACTCAACGCGGCGCGCAGCAATGCGGTGCTGATTTGTCACGCCCTGTCCGGCCATCATCATGCCGCCGGCTACCACAGCCCCGAGGATCGCAAGCCCGGCTGGTGGGACAGCAGCATCGGCCCCGGCAAGCCCATCGATACCCGCCGCTTCTTCGTCGTCAGCCTGAACAACCTCGGCGGCTGCAACGGCTCCACCGGTCCCGGCAGCCTCAACCCGGCGACTGCCCGGCCCTACGGCGCGGACTTCCCGGTGGTGACGGTGGAGGACTGGGTACACAGTCAGGCGCGCCTGGCCGACGCCCTGGGCATCCAGCAGTGGGCCGCGGTGGTCGGCGGCAGCCTCGGCGGCATGCAGGCGCTGCAGTGGACCATCAGCTATCCCGAGCGGGTGCGCCATTGCCTGGCGATCGCCACGGCGCCCAAGCTGTCGGCGCAGAACATCGCCTTCAACGAGGTGGCGCGCCAGGCGATTCTCTCCGATCCGGACTTCCACGGCGGCCATTTCCAGGAGCATGGGGTGATCCCCAAGCGCGGTCTGATGCTGGCGCGCATGGTCGGCCACATCACCTACCTGTCGGACGACGCCATGGGCGAGAAATTCGGCCGCGAGCTGAAGACCGACCAGCTCAACTACGACTTCCACAGCGTCGAGTTCCAGGTGGAGAGCTACCTGCGCTATCAGGGCGAGGAGTTCTCCGGGCGCTTCGACGCCAACACCTACCTGCTGATGACCAAGGCGCTGGACTACTTCGACCCTGCCGCCGCGCACGGCGACGATCTGGCGAAAACCCTGGCGGTGGCCCGGGCCGACTTCTGCCTGATGTCCTTCACCACCGACTGGCGCTTCTCGCCGGCCCGCTCACGGGAGATCGCCGATGCGCTGATCGCCGCCGGCAAGAACGTCAGCTACCTGGAAATCGACGCGCCGCAGGGCCACGATGCCTTCCTGATGCCGATTCCCCGCTATCTGCAAGGGTTCCGCAGCTACATGAACCGAATCGCGGTATGA
- the proC gene encoding pyrroline-5-carboxylate reductase translates to MTDTRIAFIGAGNMAASLIGGLRAQGVPAAAIRASDPGAEQRARIAAEHGIELFADNAEAIAGADVVVLAVKPQVMKAVCQALAAHLRPEQLIVSIAAGITCASLESWLGERPVVRCMPNTPALLRQGVSGLFANARVSAPQRQQAEQLLGAVGLALWLDEERLIDAVTAVSGSGPAYFFLLMEAMTAAGERLGLPRDTAAQLTLQTALGAARMATESGVDAAELRRRVTSPNGTTEAAINTFQAGGFEALVQQALDAAARRSAELAEQLGQ, encoded by the coding sequence ATGACCGACACCCGCATCGCCTTCATCGGCGCCGGCAACATGGCCGCCAGCCTGATCGGCGGGCTGCGCGCCCAGGGCGTGCCGGCCGCCGCGATCCGCGCCAGCGACCCGGGCGCCGAGCAGCGCGCGCGCATCGCCGCCGAGCACGGCATCGAGCTGTTCGCCGACAACGCCGAGGCCATCGCCGGCGCCGACGTGGTGGTGCTGGCGGTCAAGCCGCAGGTGATGAAGGCGGTCTGCCAGGCACTCGCCGCCCACCTGCGCCCGGAGCAGCTGATCGTCTCCATCGCCGCCGGCATCACCTGCGCCAGCCTCGAATCCTGGCTGGGCGAGCGCCCTGTGGTGCGCTGCATGCCGAACACCCCGGCGCTGCTGCGCCAGGGCGTCAGCGGCCTGTTCGCCAACGCCCGGGTCTCCGCGCCCCAGCGCCAGCAGGCCGAACAACTGCTCGGTGCGGTCGGCCTGGCCCTGTGGCTCGACGAGGAGCGCCTGATCGACGCCGTCACGGCGGTATCCGGCAGCGGCCCGGCGTACTTCTTCCTGCTCATGGAGGCCATGACCGCCGCCGGCGAGCGGCTCGGTCTGCCGCGCGACACCGCCGCGCAGCTGACCCTGCAGACCGCCCTCGGTGCCGCGCGCATGGCCACCGAAAGCGGCGTCGACGCCGCCGAACTGCGTCGTCGGGTGACCTCGCCGAACGGCACCACCGAGGCGGCAATCAACACCTTCCAGGCCGGCGGTTTCGAAGCCCTGGTGCAGCAGGCGCTGGACGCCGCTGCCCGACGCTCCGCCGAACTGGCCGAACAGCTGGGCCAATAA